In a single window of the Niabella ginsenosidivorans genome:
- a CDS encoding VOC family protein, with product MKIAKGHQPLMPYLILQHAEDFIGFTQRVFNATEVFKSYRDKDSREIMHAEVQINGCNIMFANVTEGYAAAPANLFVYVEDARETMRKALNNGCEVIDEIAERDYGLSGGVKDPFGNVWWLTSMA from the coding sequence ATGAAAATAGCAAAAGGGCATCAGCCTTTGATGCCTTATCTTATTCTGCAACATGCAGAAGATTTTATTGGCTTTACGCAACGCGTTTTCAATGCAACCGAAGTGTTTAAAAGCTATCGTGATAAAGACAGCAGGGAGATTATGCATGCAGAGGTGCAGATCAACGGCTGTAATATTATGTTCGCCAATGTAACCGAAGGATATGCCGCGGCCCCGGCTAATTTGTTTGTTTATGTGGAGGATGCCAGGGAAACCATGCGTAAAGCGCTGAATAATGGCTGCGAAGTGATTGATGAAATTGCAGAGCGGGATTATGGTTTAAGCGGCGGCGTTAAAGACCCTTTTGGAAATGTGTGGTGGCTGACCTCCATGGCATGA
- a CDS encoding acyl-CoA thioesterase, with product MFTSATQFRVRYADTDKMGVVYHSNYIDYFEVARTESIRGLGFTYASMEAMGIIMPVIEVHCRYIRPATYDELITVTANLHELPEGHRITFHQEVYNEKKELLAKGHVTLYFMEAVTMKRVLMPEKLREQLLPFFENTTK from the coding sequence ATGTTTACATCAGCAACGCAATTCAGGGTAAGATATGCCGATACCGATAAAATGGGAGTGGTATATCACAGTAATTATATTGATTATTTTGAAGTAGCCCGTACGGAATCGATCCGTGGGCTGGGCTTTACCTATGCTTCTATGGAAGCGATGGGGATCATTATGCCGGTTATTGAAGTTCATTGCAGGTACATCCGGCCGGCCACATATGATGAGCTGATTACGGTTACAGCCAATTTACATGAGCTGCCGGAAGGTCACCGTATTACTTTTCATCAGGAAGTGTATAATGAAAAGAAGGAGCTGCTGGCAAAAGGACACGTGACTCTGTATTTTATGGAGGCGGTCACCATGAAACGTGTCCTAATGCCGGAAAAACTGCGGGAACAATTATTGCCTTTTTTTGAGAACACAACAAAGTAA
- a CDS encoding DoxX family protein: protein MFVSKTIAMKLISTKYKDGNVALSLLLLRITAGASIALNHGYQKLTGFNEMAAKGFADPFHIGVKASLGLTIFAEFFCGLLIIIGLLTRLATIPLIIAMCVALFFAHGGDFFGKGELAGIFLVIFVVLLITGPGKYSADRAIGK, encoded by the coding sequence ATGTTTGTTTCAAAAACAATTGCAATGAAACTGATCAGCACAAAATATAAGGATGGCAATGTAGCTTTGTCATTATTGCTCCTCAGAATTACTGCCGGGGCATCCATAGCTTTAAACCACGGGTATCAGAAGTTGACAGGGTTTAATGAAATGGCGGCAAAAGGATTTGCCGACCCATTTCATATAGGAGTGAAAGCCTCTTTGGGGCTGACCATTTTTGCCGAATTTTTCTGCGGGTTGCTGATTATTATCGGGCTGCTGACCAGGCTGGCCACCATTCCCTTAATTATTGCAATGTGCGTGGCGCTGTTTTTTGCGCATGGCGGCGATTTCTTTGGGAAGGGCGAACTGGCAGGCATCTTCCTGGTGATTTTTGTGGTTTTGCTGATCACCGGGCCGGGGAAATATAGTGCAGACAGGGCTATAGGAAAATAA
- a CDS encoding 4-alpha-glucanotransferase produces the protein MKIQFYIRFHTQYGESLWVSGNCRELGKEDPAGSLPMKYYNHDYWFLEVEMSTSCLAQPLSYHYAFRNKEGELIPEQKNSRLILLPETTEDTLVLYDTWIATGEIENAFYTAPFREVLLPSAVAPVIPAPSHTFAVKAPLLKENEAVCLLGNTEELHNWKTDNPILMNRCGDHWCAQVPFSKSLLSFEYKYGVYDTRRQHLVCYEEGGNRLCSFPFAPGTRVVLQDGFIRLPSNTWRGAGVAVPVFSLRSEKGMGIGEFNDLKLLADWAQRTGLKLIQILPVNDTTATFTWRDSYPYAAISAFALHPIYLNLDTLVADSDQDLIAELDRERQKLNAPDELDYEAVLKTKIKVLKKLFDQYGRQQLRSKAYKQFFTANRHWLQPYAVFCYLRDKYKTVDYSKWKTHTQYKPADVAALFKSNPVVDFYCFLQYHLHLQLKEAVAYAHKKGVVIKGDIPIGVYRYGCDTWVAPELYHMNLQAGAPPDDFAVNGQNWGFPTYNWQQMQQDHFGWWRSRFEQMSHYFDAFRIDHILGFFRIWSIPLEATLGIMGYFDPSIPVPANEFYDRGIAFSEDRYSKPFINNIVLQEVFGEETAAIKKQFLITENGFDYSFLPEFDTQRKIENWFALPENKHNCSHLKQALLRLHANILILKRSNQEQVDYYPRFDLHKTLSFRALPHDQQERLKSLYNDYYFRRQDLYWKKESLKKLPQLKAATNMLICGEDLGLVPSSVPEVMKELGILSLEIQRMPKQTGLQFFDPADAPYLSVVSPSTHDMSTLRGWWEEDRKAAQVFYNRFLHLPGEAPLHCEAWINKEIIRQHLQSPAMWAICQIQDLMGSDEAVRRKNPHEERINIPADPHHYWRYRMHLTLEALNSNTRFTEMLRAMIAASGR, from the coding sequence ATGAAAATTCAGTTTTATATCAGGTTCCATACACAGTATGGAGAGAGCTTATGGGTCAGCGGAAATTGCAGGGAATTAGGCAAAGAAGACCCGGCAGGCAGCTTGCCGATGAAATATTATAATCATGACTATTGGTTCCTGGAGGTAGAGATGAGCACGTCCTGCCTGGCACAACCACTTTCTTACCACTACGCTTTCAGAAATAAAGAAGGCGAACTGATTCCGGAACAAAAAAACAGCCGGCTGATCCTGCTTCCCGAAACAACAGAAGACACCCTTGTTCTTTATGATACCTGGATAGCAACGGGCGAAATTGAAAACGCGTTTTATACAGCCCCTTTCAGGGAAGTTCTATTGCCTTCGGCAGTTGCTCCCGTTATACCCGCGCCATCACACACATTTGCAGTAAAAGCACCCCTGTTAAAAGAAAATGAAGCAGTTTGTCTTTTGGGGAATACGGAAGAATTACATAACTGGAAAACAGATAACCCTATCCTCATGAACCGGTGTGGTGATCACTGGTGCGCGCAGGTTCCCTTTTCAAAAAGTCTTTTGTCGTTTGAATACAAATACGGGGTCTATGACACCCGGAGGCAGCACCTGGTATGTTATGAAGAAGGCGGGAACAGGCTTTGCAGCTTTCCGTTCGCTCCAGGCACCAGAGTGGTCCTGCAGGATGGCTTTATCCGTCTGCCCAGCAATACCTGGCGCGGAGCAGGTGTTGCCGTTCCGGTATTCAGCCTCCGGAGCGAAAAAGGCATGGGTATTGGGGAGTTCAATGACCTGAAGCTACTGGCCGACTGGGCACAACGCACAGGCCTGAAGCTGATACAGATCCTGCCGGTAAATGATACAACCGCTACTTTTACCTGGCGTGATTCTTACCCCTATGCGGCTATCTCGGCCTTTGCCCTCCACCCTATTTACCTGAACCTTGATACCCTTGTAGCGGATAGTGATCAGGACCTGATCGCGGAGCTTGACCGGGAACGTCAAAAACTGAATGCCCCGGATGAGCTGGATTATGAAGCCGTATTAAAAACAAAGATCAAAGTGCTCAAAAAGCTGTTTGACCAATATGGCAGGCAACAATTGAGATCAAAGGCCTACAAACAGTTCTTTACGGCCAACCGGCACTGGCTGCAGCCATACGCGGTGTTCTGCTATCTGCGTGATAAATACAAAACCGTAGATTATTCCAAATGGAAGACCCATACCCAATATAAACCGGCGGATGTTGCTGCATTATTCAAAAGCAACCCGGTGGTTGATTTTTATTGTTTCCTTCAATATCATTTGCACCTGCAGCTGAAAGAAGCAGTAGCCTATGCGCATAAAAAGGGGGTGGTAATAAAAGGAGATATACCCATTGGGGTATACCGCTACGGATGCGATACATGGGTAGCCCCGGAACTGTATCATATGAACCTGCAGGCCGGGGCGCCCCCGGACGATTTTGCTGTTAACGGACAGAACTGGGGCTTTCCTACCTACAACTGGCAGCAGATGCAGCAGGATCATTTTGGCTGGTGGCGTAGTCGCTTTGAGCAGATGAGCCATTATTTTGACGCTTTCCGCATTGACCATATCCTTGGCTTCTTCCGGATCTGGAGCATCCCTTTAGAAGCTACACTGGGCATCATGGGGTATTTTGATCCGAGCATACCCGTTCCGGCCAACGAGTTTTACGACAGGGGCATTGCGTTCAGCGAAGACCGTTATAGTAAACCTTTTATCAATAATATTGTGCTGCAGGAAGTGTTTGGAGAAGAAACAGCTGCAATAAAAAAACAATTCCTTATTACCGAAAACGGATTTGATTATTCCTTTCTGCCGGAATTTGATACGCAACGGAAAATTGAAAACTGGTTTGCCCTGCCTGAAAATAAGCATAATTGCTCCCATCTAAAACAGGCGCTCCTCCGGCTACATGCCAACATACTGATACTGAAGCGCAGCAACCAAGAGCAGGTAGATTATTATCCAAGATTCGATCTGCATAAGACCCTGTCTTTCCGGGCATTGCCGCACGACCAACAGGAAAGGCTGAAAAGCCTTTATAACGATTATTATTTCAGACGCCAGGATTTGTACTGGAAAAAAGAATCTTTAAAGAAACTGCCACAATTAAAGGCAGCCACCAATATGCTGATCTGCGGGGAAGATCTGGGCCTTGTTCCTTCCAGCGTTCCTGAAGTAATGAAAGAACTGGGCATTCTGAGCCTTGAAATACAGCGAATGCCCAAGCAAACAGGCCTACAGTTCTTTGACCCGGCTGATGCGCCTTATTTATCAGTTGTTTCTCCTTCAACGCATGATATGAGCACCCTGCGGGGCTGGTGGGAGGAAGACCGTAAGGCAGCGCAGGTCTTTTATAACCGGTTCCTGCATCTGCCCGGTGAAGCGCCCCTGCATTGTGAGGCCTGGATCAATAAGGAGATCATCCGGCAGCATTTGCAATCACCGGCCATGTGGGCGATCTGCCAGATACAGGATCTGATGGGGAGTGATGAAGCCGTCAGGAGAAAGAATCCTCACGAGGAGCGCATCAATATTCCTGCAGACCCGCATCATTACTGGCGGTATCGCATGCACCTCACCCTGGAAGCGTTAAACAGTAATACCCGTTTTACAGAAATGCTGAGAGCAATGATCGCAGCCAGCGGCAGATAA